One window of the Lytechinus pictus isolate F3 Inbred chromosome 5, Lp3.0, whole genome shotgun sequence genome contains the following:
- the LOC129262529 gene encoding phosphorylated adapter RNA export protein-like: protein MAAFTQRQTTPKKKDLPRGSIRKFELSDEDDSSDQSDSDDEQSWKRRKTAPALSLSESSFYRDQQKQGKSSERPDNRSSRMKDGDRGVVTVGKRRKNNIWGSVAVEQNQEVVEREITHFGVDQVMERDVESYSYKDTEQLPLGVATNIPPGDDVIKGRKLVKAVGEDEDDAWLANDPPRHSEQEEEELERPHDDLREKLKKRGSMVADRFRRSNVKSRLGNHSDSTEQVVLMKKVEIDPSAEKKVIAGQLAFSLQEPKRELILRIVKILGVEKALQIWKQTEEIENDGGMMIANQSRRRSPGGVFIQLMKTDPDISKETIKDIFAEEKKIFEAERKKRRRHTRKSAAFHKDGDDHPGNREEEMEEAGFEGDGEAVGEMDMRDDRVPKLDDEPCVNEMEPMPDEPSNLDPLDCGVPLPQKECSDIKEDNDNMMFPKLDDIPQRNDDSDPEDGEVLDDD, encoded by the exons ATGGCAGCCTTCACACAGCGTCAAACAACACCTAAAAAGAAAGATTTACCAAGAGGGAGCATTAGAAAGTTTGAACTGAGTGATGAAGATGATTCAAGTGATCAGagtgacagtgatgatgaacAGTCCTGGAAGCGTCGAAAGACAGCACCTGCCTTGTCCTTGTCTGAGTCTTCATTCTACAGGGATCAGCAGAAGCAGGGAAAGAGTTCTGAGAGACCAGACAACAGGTCTTCAAGGATGAAAGATGGAGACAGAGGAGTGGTTACAGTAGGGAAGAGGCGGAAGAACAACATCTGGGGTTCTGTAGCCGTAGAGCAGAACCAGGAGGTTGTCGAGAGGGAAATCACACATTTTGGTGTTGATCAGGTCATGGAACGGGATGTTGAGAGCTACAGCTACAAAGATACAGAACAGCTCCCTCTTGGTGTAGCCACAAACATTCCTCCTGGAGATGATGTCATCAAGGGTAGAAAGCTGGTGAAGGCAGTAGGGGAGGATGAGGATGACGCTTGGCTTGCAAATGATCCACCAAGACATAGTGAGCAGGAGGAAGAAGAACTAGAAAGACCACATGATGACCTTCGGGAAAAATTAAAGAAGCGTGGCTCCATGGTTGCTGACAGGTTCCGGCGCTCCAACGTAAAGAGCAGGCTTGGAAATCATTCAGACAGTACTGAACAGGTCGTCCTGATGAAGAAGGTGGAGATTGACCCCAGTGCTGAGAAAAAGGTTATCGCAGGTCAGCTTGCTTTCAGCCTCCAAGAGCCAAAGAGAGAACTTATTCTGAGAATAGTCAAGATTCTTGGAGTCGAGAAGGCACTTCAGATATGGAAGCAAACAGAGGAGATTGAAAATGATGGTGGAATGATGATAGCG AACCAATCAAGGCGGCGATCACCGGGTGGGGTATTTATCCAGCTGATGAAGACAGATCCAGACATCTCCAAAGAAACCATCAAGGACATCTTCGCAGAAGAGAAGAAGATCTTTGAAGCAGAGCGGAAAAAGAGGAGAAGGCACACCAGAAAGTCTGCAGCCTTCCACAAGGATGGGGATGATCACCCTGGAAACAGGGAGGAAGAGATGGAGGAAGCAGGATTTGAGGGAGATGGAGAGGCTGTTGGTGAAATGGACATGAGAGATGATAGAGTTCCGAAGTTAGATGATGAACCATGTGTGAATGAAATGGAGCCAATGCCGGATGAACCATCAAACCTTGATCCTCTGGATTGTGGAGTACCCTTGCCTCAGAAGGAGTGCAGTGATATCAAAGAGGACAATGATAATATGATGTTCCCAAAGCTAGATGACATCCCACAGAGGAATGATGACTCTGATCCAGAAGATGGAGAAGTTTTAGATGATGATTGA